A region of Mesorhizobium sp. AR02 DNA encodes the following proteins:
- a CDS encoding ABC transporter permease subunit: MTDRTTTSVDQATVRSRRLRTAFAALGMLPVLVLLAAGFQFINPRFLTETNLLIVTQQSSINIVLAAGMTFVILTGGIDLSVGSILAASAMVAVMVSLVPDWGLLGVPAAILAGLGFGLINGLLIAYIRLPPFIVTLGSLTAVRGIARLLGQDTTVFNSDLPFDFIGNGSLFGIPWLVVIALTVVVLSWLVLKRSVLGTWIYAVGGNAEAARLTGIKVPLVLLFVYGVSGLLAGLGGAMSAARLYAANGLQLGQSYELDAIAAVILGGTSFVGGVGSIWGTLIGGLIIAVLSNGLILAGVSDIWQYIIKGLVIIVAVALDRYRLQAGART; encoded by the coding sequence ATGACCGACAGAACGACGACGAGCGTGGATCAGGCGACGGTCAGGAGCCGGCGGCTGCGGACCGCCTTTGCCGCGCTCGGCATGCTGCCGGTGCTGGTGCTGCTGGCTGCCGGGTTCCAGTTCATCAATCCCCGCTTCCTGACCGAGACCAATTTGTTGATCGTCACCCAGCAATCGTCGATCAACATCGTGCTCGCCGCCGGCATGACCTTCGTCATCCTGACCGGCGGCATCGACCTGTCGGTCGGTTCCATTCTGGCCGCTTCGGCGATGGTGGCCGTGATGGTGTCGCTGGTGCCGGACTGGGGCCTGCTCGGCGTGCCGGCGGCCATCCTGGCCGGCCTCGGCTTCGGGCTCATCAATGGGCTGCTCATCGCCTATATCAGGCTACCGCCCTTCATCGTCACGCTGGGGTCGCTGACGGCCGTGCGCGGCATTGCCCGCCTGCTCGGGCAGGACACGACCGTATTCAACTCGGACCTGCCGTTCGACTTCATCGGCAATGGTTCGCTGTTCGGCATCCCCTGGCTCGTCGTCATCGCGCTCACCGTGGTGGTACTGTCCTGGCTGGTGCTCAAGCGCAGCGTGCTCGGCACCTGGATCTACGCCGTCGGCGGCAATGCCGAGGCGGCGCGGCTGACCGGCATCAAGGTGCCGCTGGTGCTGCTCTTCGTCTATGGCGTTTCCGGCCTGCTGGCCGGGCTCGGCGGCGCCATGTCGGCGGCAAGGCTCTATGCCGCCAACGGCCTGCAGCTCGGCCAGTCCTACGAGCTCGACGCCATCGCCGCGGTCATCCTCGGCGGCACCAGCTTCGTCGGCGGCGTCGGCTCGATCTGGGGCACGCTGATCGGCGGCCTGATCATCGCGGTGCTGTCTAACGGGCTCATCTTGGCCGGTGTCTCGGACATCTGGCAGTACATCATCAAGGGATTGGTCATCATCGTGGCGGTCGCCCTCGACCGCTACCGGCTCCAGGCTGGAGCAAGAACGTGA
- a CDS encoding FGGY-family carbohydrate kinase: protein MKVAVLDFGKTNSKLFVFGQDGRILDERRTQPKWTRQDGFSVLDEAELHDWALGAVTDAVENHGAEGVMVSGHGCTFALVDDAALTHPILDYEQEPPAEITARIDRRIPDFAETFSPRLPLGFNYGRHMLWLQEVDPDAFAAATSILGYPQYWSWRLGGRPVSEVSYLGCHSHLWAPRKRDFSSLVDAEGWRGQMPAFARAGALIGERHLGGSARPVAIHNGVHDSNAALYAYRRQELGPLTVVSTGTWVIVLNPDCPLEVLDRDRDMLVNVDVDGGPVPTIRFMGGREFATISDGWQGTIPHGSIQQAIDAGIMALPSFAPGGPIPDRPGRLVGRTPDAGERAAVALLYVALMVDLCLDLIHSQNTVIVDGGLNTGGLLAGLVAQLRPGQAFLQGATLEGSATGAAALAFESVGRDFAAEVPEPVHAACFAGLVGYRDAWRDLVAGQGAAVKTAGGAR, encoded by the coding sequence GTGAAAGTGGCGGTGCTCGATTTCGGCAAGACCAATTCGAAGTTGTTCGTCTTCGGCCAGGACGGGCGCATCCTCGACGAGCGCCGGACCCAGCCGAAATGGACGCGCCAGGACGGGTTCAGCGTGCTCGACGAGGCTGAACTCCATGATTGGGCGCTCGGTGCCGTTACGGACGCGGTCGAAAATCATGGCGCGGAAGGGGTGATGGTGTCGGGCCATGGCTGCACCTTCGCCCTAGTCGATGACGCGGCGCTGACGCATCCGATCCTCGACTACGAGCAGGAGCCGCCGGCCGAAATCACTGCCCGGATCGATCGCCGCATTCCGGATTTTGCCGAGACCTTCTCGCCCCGCCTGCCGCTCGGCTTCAATTATGGCCGACACATGCTGTGGCTGCAGGAGGTCGATCCCGACGCGTTCGCGGCGGCGACATCGATCCTGGGCTATCCCCAGTACTGGAGCTGGCGCCTCGGCGGCCGACCGGTTTCGGAAGTTTCCTATCTCGGCTGCCATTCGCATTTGTGGGCACCGCGCAAGCGCGACTTTTCCTCTTTGGTCGACGCCGAGGGGTGGCGCGGCCAGATGCCGGCCTTCGCGCGCGCTGGCGCGCTCATCGGCGAGCGACATCTCGGTGGCTCGGCACGGCCGGTTGCCATCCACAACGGCGTCCACGACTCGAATGCGGCGCTTTATGCCTATCGCCGCCAGGAGCTTGGCCCGCTGACCGTGGTGTCGACCGGCACCTGGGTCATCGTGCTCAATCCCGACTGTCCGCTGGAAGTGCTCGACCGTGACCGCGACATGCTGGTCAATGTCGATGTCGACGGCGGCCCGGTGCCGACCATCCGCTTCATGGGCGGCCGCGAATTCGCCACCATCAGTGACGGCTGGCAAGGCACGATCCCGCATGGCTCGATCCAGCAAGCGATCGACGCCGGCATCATGGCGCTGCCGAGTTTCGCGCCGGGCGGGCCGATTCCGGATCGTCCCGGCCGGCTGGTCGGGCGCACGCCCGATGCCGGAGAACGCGCGGCCGTGGCGCTGCTTTATGTGGCGCTGATGGTCGATCTCTGCCTCGACCTGATCCATTCGCAAAACACCGTCATCGTCGATGGCGGGCTGAACACTGGCGGCCTGCTTGCAGGGCTCGTGGCGCAGCTGCGTCCCGGCCAGGCCTTCCTGCAAGGCGCCACGCTGGAAGGCAGTGCCACGGGCGCGGCCGCGCTCGCCTTCGAGAGCGTCGGCCGCGACTTCGCCGCCGAGGTGCCCGAGCCGGTGCATGCGGCATGCTTTGCCGGCCTTGTCGGCTATCGCGACGCCTGGCGCGATCTCGTTGCCGGGCAGGGCGCCGCCGTCAAGACGGCGGGAGGCGCGCGATGA
- a CDS encoding cupin domain-containing protein, protein MTNKTILKFGPVEHAEAGDLPGWIAVEGQPTMQTAVQHTTADGKVMSGTWRASPGTYHATYTDYEFVHMIAGRIIITPDGGTPVEVGPGDAFVVEADFKGTWKIIEPVTKHFVVRVA, encoded by the coding sequence ATGACGAACAAGACGATCCTCAAATTCGGCCCCGTCGAACACGCGGAAGCCGGCGACCTGCCTGGCTGGATCGCGGTCGAGGGCCAGCCGACCATGCAAACCGCCGTCCAGCACACGACCGCGGACGGCAAGGTCATGTCGGGCACGTGGCGGGCGTCGCCCGGCACCTATCACGCGACCTACACCGACTATGAGTTCGTGCACATGATCGCCGGCCGCATCATCATTACCCCCGATGGCGGCACGCCGGTCGAAGTCGGCCCCGGCGACGCTTTCGTGGTGGAAGCCGATTTCAAGGGAACCTGGAAGATCATCGAGCCGGTGACGAAGCATTTCGTCGTCCGGGTCGCCTGA
- a CDS encoding ABC transporter substrate-binding protein, translated as MKTIAKLLCGAAFAAVAIAPASAKDLNKVGISVGLLGNPFFVATIKGIEDAAKKINPKVEVTSVSADYDLNKQVSQVDSFIAAGVDVIMLNAVDAKAIAPAVKKAQAAGIIVAAFDVSAPGADVTVMTNNVKAGEEACQYLVDHTGGKGDYVILNGPASSSILERVKGCKNVLAQHPDIKILSDDQNAEGSRDGGLKVFQSLLTRFDKIDAVFAINDPTAIGAQLAAKQLNRSEFVFTAVDGAPDIEKELSSGKSMIKASASQDPYVMAGQSLTMAADLLAGKKPAEPIVLLDPKLITAENLKDYKGWTAAR; from the coding sequence ATGAAGACCATCGCCAAACTGCTCTGCGGCGCCGCTTTCGCGGCCGTCGCCATCGCGCCGGCATCGGCCAAGGACCTCAACAAGGTCGGCATCTCGGTCGGCCTGCTCGGCAACCCCTTCTTCGTCGCCACCATCAAGGGCATCGAGGACGCGGCCAAGAAGATCAATCCAAAGGTCGAGGTGACGTCGGTATCGGCCGACTACGACCTCAACAAGCAGGTCTCGCAGGTCGATTCCTTCATTGCCGCCGGCGTCGACGTGATCATGCTCAACGCCGTCGATGCCAAGGCGATCGCGCCGGCGGTGAAGAAGGCACAGGCTGCCGGCATCATCGTTGCCGCCTTCGACGTTTCAGCGCCGGGCGCCGACGTCACCGTGATGACCAACAACGTCAAGGCCGGCGAGGAGGCCTGCCAGTACCTGGTCGACCATACTGGCGGCAAGGGCGATTACGTCATCCTCAACGGCCCGGCATCGTCGTCGATCCTGGAGCGGGTCAAGGGCTGCAAGAACGTGCTTGCGCAGCATCCGGACATCAAGATCCTGTCCGACGACCAGAACGCCGAAGGCTCGCGCGACGGCGGCCTGAAAGTGTTCCAGTCGCTGCTCACCCGTTTCGACAAGATCGACGCGGTGTTCGCCATCAACGATCCGACGGCGATCGGCGCCCAGCTCGCCGCCAAGCAGCTCAACCGCTCCGAGTTCGTCTTCACCGCGGTCGACGGCGCGCCCGATATCGAAAAGGAGCTCTCTTCCGGCAAGTCGATGATCAAGGCCTCGGCCTCGCAGGACCCTTACGTGATGGCCGGCCAGTCGCTGACGATGGCGGCCGACCTGTTGGCCGGCAAGAAGCCGGCGGAGCCGATCGTGCTGCTCGATCCCAAGCTGATCACCGCCGAGAACCTGAAGGACTACAAGGGCTGGACCGCAGCCCGCTGA
- a CDS encoding sugar ABC transporter ATP-binding protein → MIATAKTETARQPVLEMRHISKTFGAIRALHDVSLTVHAGELHALMGENGAGKSTLMKVLSGAYRPDAGGEILIDGVPAATGDPIKARAAGIAVIYQELSLAPNLTVAQNIFLGNEPRRFGIVDRDQCSRRASEIIARLGVSFSARALVSSLSLGERQLVEIARGLSTNARVIVMDEPTTSLTSRETDRLFEVIATLKAQGIAIIYISHRMEEVYQLADRVSVLRDSGYVGTLERADLNASRLVSMMVGRDLSAFYKKDHRPPDEKRAIALSVRGMSDGRLLKNCSFDLHKGEVLALAGLVGSGRTELARLIFGADRRISGTLELDGKPVTIGSPREALDAGIAYLTEDRKELGLFLDMSISDNISIGVLARDARAGGFRDFTAAERRAAKAIADLSIRTRSAQANAGSLSGGNQQKVLLARLLETEPKVVILDEPTRGVDVGAKSEIYRLIDNLANSGIAILMISSELPEVIGVADRVLVMRDGAIAGEVTASEGESLRQEAIMELATGAAQG, encoded by the coding sequence ATGATCGCGACGGCCAAGACCGAGACGGCACGCCAGCCGGTGCTGGAGATGCGCCACATCTCCAAGACCTTCGGCGCCATCCGCGCCTTGCACGATGTTTCGCTCACCGTCCATGCCGGCGAGCTGCACGCGCTGATGGGCGAAAACGGCGCCGGCAAGTCGACGCTGATGAAGGTGCTGTCGGGCGCCTATCGGCCGGATGCCGGCGGCGAGATCCTGATCGATGGCGTGCCCGCCGCGACCGGCGATCCGATCAAGGCGCGCGCTGCCGGCATCGCGGTGATCTATCAGGAGCTGTCGCTGGCGCCGAACCTGACGGTGGCGCAGAACATCTTCCTCGGCAACGAACCGCGGCGCTTCGGCATTGTCGACCGCGACCAGTGCAGCCGGCGCGCGAGCGAGATCATAGCGCGGCTCGGCGTCTCCTTCTCGGCGCGTGCGCTGGTTTCCAGTCTGTCGCTCGGTGAGCGACAGCTGGTCGAGATCGCGCGTGGGCTGTCGACCAATGCGCGCGTCATCGTCATGGACGAGCCGACAACATCGCTGACCTCGCGCGAGACCGACCGGCTGTTCGAGGTGATCGCGACGCTGAAAGCGCAAGGCATCGCCATCATCTACATCAGCCATCGCATGGAAGAGGTCTACCAGCTCGCCGACCGCGTCAGCGTGCTGCGCGACAGCGGCTATGTCGGCACGCTGGAGCGTGCCGACCTCAATGCTTCGCGCCTGGTGTCGATGATGGTCGGCCGCGATCTCTCCGCCTTCTACAAGAAGGATCATCGTCCGCCGGACGAGAAACGCGCCATCGCACTCTCGGTGCGCGGCATGTCCGACGGGCGATTGCTGAAAAACTGTTCGTTCGACCTGCACAAGGGCGAGGTGCTGGCTCTGGCGGGTCTCGTCGGCTCCGGCCGCACCGAGCTCGCCCGGCTGATCTTCGGTGCCGACAGGCGCATATCGGGTACGTTGGAACTCGACGGCAAGCCTGTAACCATCGGCTCGCCGCGCGAGGCGCTCGACGCCGGCATCGCCTACCTCACCGAGGACCGCAAGGAGCTCGGCCTGTTCCTCGATATGTCGATTTCCGACAATATCAGCATAGGCGTGCTGGCCAGGGACGCGCGGGCCGGCGGGTTCCGCGACTTCACAGCCGCCGAAAGGCGCGCGGCGAAGGCCATTGCGGACCTGTCGATCCGCACCCGCTCGGCGCAGGCCAATGCCGGCTCGCTGTCGGGCGGCAACCAGCAGAAGGTGCTGCTCGCCCGGCTGCTGGAGACCGAGCCGAAGGTCGTCATCCTCGACGAGCCGACGCGCGGCGTCGATGTCGGCGCCAAGTCGGAAATCTATCGGCTGATCGACAATCTCGCCAACAGCGGCATCGCCATCCTGATGATTTCCAGCGAATTGCCCGAGGTGATCGGCGTCGCCGACCGCGTGCTGGTGATGCGCGACGGCGCCATAGCGGGCGAGGTGACGGCATCCGAAGGCGAGTCGCTGCGTCAGGAAGCGATCATGGAACTTGCGACGGGAGCGGCCCAGGGATGA
- a CDS encoding sugar phosphate isomerase/epimerase family protein yields MSRIGIHSFVWSASSAQSALERTLANTREAGFDLIEFSYLDPADVDIGGLAKRIADLGLGVAISIGLPADGDISSADKGIASRGVEILNQTIALTRDLGGRKVAGILSTSHGLQVEAPTRDQRNRSAAALAKVAETAKAAGVTLNLEIVNRFESNLLNTAAQGLAFIEDTGSDNIFLHLDTFHMNIEEADVGLAIRHAAGKIGYVHIGESHRGFLGTGNIDFAGIFDALTAIGYADDLSFESFSSEIVDENLSKKTAIWRNLWTDNMALAKHARAFIGLGLETARRKAELVSARHKP; encoded by the coding sequence ATGTCGCGCATCGGAATCCATTCTTTCGTCTGGTCGGCGAGCTCGGCGCAAAGCGCGCTCGAACGCACGCTGGCCAACACCAGGGAGGCGGGTTTCGATCTGATCGAATTCTCCTATCTCGACCCTGCCGATGTCGATATTGGCGGGCTCGCCAAACGCATTGCCGATCTAGGCCTCGGCGTGGCGATCAGCATCGGATTGCCTGCTGATGGCGACATTTCGAGCGCCGACAAGGGGATTGCGTCGCGTGGTGTCGAAATCCTCAACCAGACCATCGCGCTGACGCGCGACCTTGGCGGCCGCAAGGTCGCCGGCATTCTGTCGACCAGCCACGGCTTGCAGGTCGAAGCGCCGACGCGCGATCAACGGAATCGCAGCGCAGCAGCGCTGGCCAAGGTGGCCGAGACGGCGAAGGCGGCCGGCGTCACGCTCAATCTCGAGATCGTCAACCGCTTCGAAAGCAATTTGCTCAACACCGCCGCGCAAGGTCTCGCCTTCATCGAGGACACTGGCTCGGACAACATCTTCCTGCATCTCGACACGTTCCACATGAACATCGAGGAAGCCGATGTCGGGCTGGCCATCCGCCACGCCGCAGGCAAGATCGGCTATGTCCATATCGGCGAGAGCCATCGCGGTTTTCTCGGCACCGGCAATATCGACTTCGCAGGGATTTTCGATGCGCTGACCGCGATCGGCTATGCCGACGATCTCAGCTTCGAATCCTTTTCTTCGGAGATCGTCGACGAGAACCTGTCGAAGAAGACCGCGATCTGGCGCAATCTGTGGACCGACAATATGGCGCTCGCCAAGCACGCCCGCGCCTTCATCGGCCTTGGGCTGGAGACGGCGCGGCGCAAGGCGGAACTGGTCTCGGCTCGGCACAAGCCGTAG
- a CDS encoding DeoR/GlpR family DNA-binding transcription regulator encodes MSDLGRQRQIVELLRDRPFASVRELQERLGVSAATVRRDIDRIDEAGEARKVYGGISALDGASQGVAYARPYDENRDLAVEAKRQIAALAATMVRDGDAVIVHGGSTCFHLGVKLADRNIRLYTNSMPLAAYLSDHGHCSLTVAGGDLHREPGIIHSPTQATPFYASKFFLGAQGLNQEGLLESHPLLVRSIVDLSLCADQIVVLADSRKLSIHARNVALPLSRIGTLITDDGLSDADARMLEDAGVMVRIASTSGAVL; translated from the coding sequence TTGAGCGACCTCGGCCGCCAGCGTCAGATCGTCGAACTGCTGCGGGACCGCCCGTTCGCCTCGGTGCGCGAGCTGCAGGAGCGGCTTGGCGTTTCGGCGGCGACGGTGCGGCGCGATATCGACAGGATCGACGAGGCCGGTGAGGCACGGAAGGTCTATGGCGGCATCTCGGCGCTCGACGGTGCTTCGCAGGGCGTCGCCTATGCCCGGCCCTATGATGAGAACCGCGACCTCGCGGTCGAGGCCAAGCGGCAGATTGCTGCTCTCGCCGCGACCATGGTGCGCGACGGTGACGCGGTCATCGTCCATGGCGGCTCGACCTGCTTCCATCTCGGCGTCAAGCTCGCCGACCGCAACATCCGCCTCTACACCAATTCGATGCCGCTCGCGGCCTATCTCAGCGACCATGGCCATTGCAGTCTGACGGTTGCCGGCGGCGACCTGCATCGCGAGCCAGGCATCATCCATTCGCCGACCCAGGCGACGCCCTTCTACGCCTCGAAGTTCTTTCTCGGCGCACAAGGCCTCAATCAGGAAGGGCTGCTGGAATCGCATCCGCTGCTGGTGCGCTCCATCGTCGATCTCAGCCTCTGCGCCGACCAGATCGTGGTGCTGGCCGACAGCCGCAAGCTGTCGATCCACGCGCGCAATGTCGCCTTGCCGCTGTCGCGCATCGGCACGCTGATCACCGACGACGGTCTTTCGGATGCCGATGCGCGCATGCTGGAGGATGCCGGCGTCATGGTGCGGATCGCGTCCACCTCGGGAGCCGTCCTGTGA